Proteins encoded together in one Candidatus Paceibacterota bacterium window:
- a CDS encoding MBL fold metallo-hydrolase, with product MKGFTLTACAAVGNATGANFLVETPETSFLVDCGLVQGSQFAQDENREPFPFDIPKVSFLLVTHAHMDHVGRIPKLVREGFSGTIYSTPETKELAALMLDDAVGLLDREAKEKKIAPLYERSDIARAMGLWKAIEYHAQTDITPDISALFKDAGHVLGSSIIEVTLRNAAGDKGVTIAFTGDLGNSPTPLLRDTEYVTNADYLVMESVYGDRNHEPKDVRDQRLKDILGAGLRRGGTVVIPAFSLERTQVILYEINNLIESGAIPRAPVYLDSPLAIKVTDVYRRHTADFNKKIQGAIEGGDDIFDFPGLRIIGNPQESAAIHGMKGAKIVIAGSGMSVGGRVLSHEAFYLGDPDATILLVGYQVPGSLGRKIEERASKLVINGQPVRVRARIEKISGYSSHKDSNGMVEFVSHALPRLKRAFIAMGETKSSAFLAQRLRDEIGANAIVAEKNKSYELK from the coding sequence ATGAAAGGATTCACGCTCACAGCATGTGCGGCGGTGGGGAATGCCACAGGGGCGAACTTCCTCGTAGAGACCCCGGAGACGTCGTTCCTCGTCGACTGCGGCCTGGTCCAGGGATCGCAGTTCGCTCAAGATGAAAATCGAGAACCCTTTCCTTTCGATATTCCCAAGGTATCGTTCCTCCTCGTGACCCATGCGCATATGGATCATGTCGGCAGGATACCGAAGCTGGTCCGCGAAGGATTCAGCGGGACCATATATTCGACGCCGGAAACGAAAGAGCTTGCCGCGCTCATGCTCGACGACGCGGTAGGGCTCTTGGACAGGGAAGCGAAAGAAAAGAAGATCGCGCCTCTGTACGAGCGCTCCGATATCGCCCGCGCCATGGGCCTCTGGAAGGCGATCGAATACCATGCGCAGACGGACATAACGCCGGATATCTCTGCGCTCTTCAAGGACGCCGGGCACGTCCTCGGCTCCTCTATCATCGAAGTGACGCTCCGCAATGCCGCCGGCGACAAGGGCGTTACGATCGCGTTCACAGGCGACCTCGGCAATTCGCCGACGCCGCTCCTGCGCGACACGGAATATGTCACGAACGCCGATTACTTGGTCATGGAATCGGTCTACGGCGACAGGAACCACGAGCCGAAGGATGTCCGCGACCAAAGGCTCAAAGACATACTCGGCGCAGGCCTCCGGCGCGGCGGGACGGTGGTCATTCCCGCGTTCTCGCTGGAGCGGACGCAGGTCATTCTGTACGAGATCAATAACCTGATCGAATCAGGAGCTATTCCGCGCGCTCCGGTATATCTTGATTCTCCTTTGGCCATAAAAGTGACGGACGTATACCGCAGGCATACGGCGGATTTCAATAAGAAGATACAGGGCGCTATCGAAGGAGGCGACGATATATTCGATTTTCCCGGCCTGCGCATCATCGGGAATCCGCAGGAATCCGCGGCGATCCACGGTATGAAAGGGGCCAAGATCGTCATCGCCGGTTCCGGTATGTCGGTCGGCGGCCGCGTCCTGTCGCATGAAGCGTTCTATCTTGGAGACCCGGACGCTACGATACTGCTCGTCGGCTATCAGGTGCCGGGCAGCCTCGGCAGGAAGATAGAGGAGCGCGCGTCGAAGCTCGTCATCAATGGCCAGCCGGTGCGCGTGCGCGCTCGTATAGAGAAGATCAGTGGCTATTCTTCGCACAAAGATTCGAACGGCATGGTCGAATTCGTGTCGCATGCGTTGCCGAGATTGAAGAGGGCGTTCATCGCCATGGGAGAGACTAAATCTTCCGCCTTCCTGGCCCAGCGCCTTCGCGATGAGATCGGGGCGAATGCGATAGTGGCGGAGAAGAATAAGTCGTACGAACTAAAATAA
- the rplT gene encoding 50S ribosomal protein L20, with protein sequence MARVKKGVNALKTRRNVLKQVKGYRFRRSTNERAAYEAISHAGAYAFAHRRDKKSDRRSLNIIKINAALDAKSLSYSKFMGAMKKANIQIDRKILADLAHNNPETFDRIVAKVK encoded by the coding sequence ATGGCACGCGTCAAAAAAGGAGTAAATGCGCTTAAGACCCGCCGCAACGTCCTCAAGCAGGTAAAGGGCTATCGCTTCCGCCGTTCTACGAACGAGCGCGCGGCATACGAGGCTATCTCGCACGCGGGCGCATACGCGTTCGCCCATCGCCGCGACAAGAAATCTGACCGCCGCTCCCTCAATATAATCAAGATCAACGCGGCTCTCGACGCAAAGAGCCTCTCCTACTCGAAATTCATGGGCGCCATGAAGAAGGCGAACATCCAGATCGACCGCAAGATCCTCGCCGACCTCGCTCACAACAACCCGGAGACGTTCGACAGGATCGTTGCGAAGGTAAAGTAA
- a CDS encoding 50S ribosomal protein L35 translates to MKTNKSFAKRLKVTRNGKVLVRRAGQNHFNAKESGRSQIKKGSTVEFHMTHKEKARFLAGIR, encoded by the coding sequence ATGAAAACGAACAAGTCATTCGCGAAGAGGCTCAAAGTGACGAGGAACGGCAAGGTTCTCGTGCGCCGCGCCGGCCAGAACCACTTCAACGCCAAGGAATCGGGCCGATCGCAGATCAAGAAGGGCTCGACCGTCGAATTTCACATGACCCACAAGGAAAAGGCGCGCTTTCTCGCCGGCATCCGATAA
- the infC gene encoding translation initiation factor IF-3, which translates to MSKDRTRINHQIKALELRVIGPEGENYGVISLSEALQKAHGAGLDLIEISPNAVPPVAKITDYGKFSYEENKKQKAQKAKAHVIEIKSLQVKIGTGEHDLELKAKKASEWLKEGHRIKLDLFLPGRSKYMDPKFLEERLKRILTLVTEPHKLAEKPTKSPKGLTTIIERA; encoded by the coding sequence ATGAGCAAAGACAGGACTCGAATAAATCACCAGATAAAAGCGCTGGAATTGCGCGTCATCGGCCCCGAGGGCGAGAACTATGGCGTCATTTCCCTCTCCGAAGCGCTCCAAAAGGCGCACGGCGCCGGACTCGACCTCATCGAGATCTCCCCTAACGCCGTCCCGCCTGTAGCCAAGATCACCGACTACGGCAAATTCTCGTACGAAGAGAACAAGAAGCAAAAAGCTCAGAAAGCAAAGGCCCATGTCATCGAGATAAAGTCGTTACAGGTCAAGATAGGGACCGGCGAGCACGATCTGGAGCTCAAGGCCAAGAAAGCGTCCGAATGGCTCAAAGAAGGCCACAGGATCAAGCTCGACCTCTTCCTTCCGGGCAGGTCTAAATACATGGATCCGAAATTCCTCGAAGAGCGCCTCAAGCGCATCCTCACTCTCGTGACCGAGCCTCATAAGCTAGCCGAAAAGCCCACGAAAAGCCCGAAAGGTCTTACGACCATCATCGAAAGGGCCTAA
- a CDS encoding cytochrome c biogenesis protein CcdA, with amino-acid sequence MFDVSIPVAFLAGLVSFASPCVLPIIPGFLAYIAGSAASSEASRTNSRDVFLASVFFVLGFSVVFALLGILLNTVLADAAYGVQTWLARIGGSIIIVFGLYLAGLLDIPWLSRAHTMKVSAKKHSRNVTSFLFGFAFAAGWTPCVGAILGAIIALAASHPGSAFFLLLSYSMGLGAPFLAVGLFAGKASAFIERYARTFALISKIFGGVLVVLGIFVFTQELSRVADFDFVNNILIK; translated from the coding sequence ATGTTCGATGTATCCATTCCGGTCGCGTTCCTCGCGGGGCTTGTCTCGTTCGCGTCTCCGTGCGTCCTGCCGATCATTCCCGGCTTCCTCGCATACATAGCGGGTTCGGCCGCGTCATCAGAAGCGTCCCGGACGAACTCTCGCGACGTATTCCTCGCGAGCGTCTTCTTCGTGCTCGGATTTTCGGTCGTGTTCGCGCTTCTCGGCATACTTCTGAATACCGTCCTCGCCGATGCGGCGTACGGCGTTCAGACCTGGCTCGCGCGGATCGGCGGTTCGATCATCATCGTCTTCGGCCTCTATCTGGCGGGCCTTCTCGATATCCCGTGGCTTTCCCGCGCGCACACGATGAAGGTATCGGCGAAGAAGCACTCGCGTAACGTCACGTCGTTCCTGTTCGGCTTCGCTTTCGCGGCGGGGTGGACGCCGTGCGTCGGCGCGATACTCGGGGCCATCATCGCCCTGGCCGCGTCGCACCCAGGGTCAGCGTTCTTTCTTTTGCTCTCGTATTCGATGGGGCTCGGCGCGCCGTTCCTCGCCGTGGGGCTTTTCGCGGGCAAGGCTTCGGCATTCATCGAACGCTATGCGCGGACGTTCGCCCTTATCTCCAAGATATTCGGCGGCGTGCTCGTCGTCCTCGGCATATTCGTATTTACCCAAGAGCTTTCGCGCGTCGCTGATTTCGATTTCGTCAATAATATTTTGATCAAATGA